Proteins from a genomic interval of Plasmodium reichenowi strain SY57 chromosome 13, whole genome shotgun sequence:
- a CDS encoding ubiquitin-conjugating enzyme E2, putative, giving the protein MFNIMRPIILFNILIGYYFFIVINNVVGNLPKKNSYYNIPNYKVKNVSNIKNNKYNYFIIDTYNNMKRKNNSIYEHNFNNFNRKNKTYLFIDNKKRRRKFFYSKIEENKNLQGKELKPSRTVEKHIKTKYNLGNANYRIQKELNNFLKNPPINCTIDVHPSNIRIWIVQYVGLENTIYANEVYKIKIIFPDNYPLKPPIVYFLQKPPKHTHVYSNGDICLSVLGDDYNPSLSISGLILSIISMLSSAKEKKLPIDNYTHADAKPGSSQNNFLYHDDKC; this is encoded by the coding sequence ATGTTCAACATAATGAGACCAATAATATTGTTTAACATTTTAATAggatattattttttcattgtCATAAATAACGTAGTAGGGAACttaccaaaaaaaaattcttaCTATAATATTCCAAATTATAAAGTAAAAAATGTTTCAAATattaagaataataaatataattattttataatagacacatataataatatgaaaaggAAGAATAATAGCATTTATGaacataattttaataactttaatagaaaaaataaaacatatttatttattgataataagaaaagaagacgtaaatttttttattctaaAATAGAGGAGAATAAAAATTTGCAGGGTAAAGAATTGAAGCCTTCAAGAACTGTagaaaaacatataaaaacaaaatataatttagGAAATGCAAATTATAGAATTCAAAAAGAgttaaataattttttaaagaatcCACCAATTAATTGTACTATTGATGTACATCCAAGTAATATTAGAATATGGATTGTACAATATGTAGGTTTAGAGAATACTATATATGCTAACGAagtttataaaattaaaataatttttccGGATAATTATCCTTTAAAGCCACctattgtatattttttacaaaaacCCCCTAAACATACACATGTATATTCTAATGGAGATATTTGTTTAAGTGTATTAGGTGATGATTATAATCCAAGCCTCTCTATTTCTGGATTAATTTTATCTATCATATCAATGTTATCATCTgcaaaagaaaaaaaattaccTATTGATAATTATACACATGCTGATGCCAAACCAGGAAGTAGCCAAAACAATTTTCTATATCATGATGATAAATGTTAA
- a CDS encoding inner membrane complex protein, putative — protein MEKIEKIFDETSETHAESATRPFGADGYSSESFSITQPNVKEYYTYSSIDPREYGSNSNYSMRYGCTGNTLICKTQNPKVFIRRVDRKRKEANKKSISLNGSCYKEFSPYGVLPNSSVHGSNIGDYNYSMPTSNSVQYNNIYAPDKANTMSYTYSFDELNYPLSQQMLNNNNSHLRIPLCVQESNRNNNVCNIMNHVSPLNKNPYQLNYTIPKMVEAKCDAISKRIINYIKLILRYIYKVLKLAFQKLKSDLNTKEIYYDSSMPPIEDIDIHCEVCRAKYGNILLEKKHKDCISFFEGFDENRTVFSKMWDVVDNWLEPTINNNKIEYMQVHPRKNEQVYYQMENFPKDENGKIVLPQFSNYVKDNTVLI, from the exons ATGGAGAAAATAGAGAAAATTTTTGATGAAACTAGCGAAACACATGCTGAAAGTGCAACTAGACCATTTGGAGCTGATGGTTATTCTTCTGAAAGTTTTTCTATAACTCAACCAAATGTAAAGGAGTACTATACATATTCAAGTATAGACCCTCGTGAATATGGTAGTAATAGTAATTATTCAATGAGATATGGATGTACTGGAAATACCCTTATATGTAAAACACAGAATCCAAAAGTGTTTATACGTAGGGTTGATAGAAAACGTAAAGAGGCTAATAAAAAGTCAATTTCATTAAATGGTTCTTGTTACAAAGAATTTAGTCCTTATGGAGTATTACCTAATTCTTCAGTTCATGGAAGTAATATAGGtgattataattattctaTGCCTACAAGTAATAGTGTccaatataataatatatacgCACCTGATAAGGCAAATACCATGTCTTATACTTATTCTTTTGATGAATTAAATTATCCTTTAAGTCAACAAATGTTGAATAACAACAATTCTCATTTACGTATTCCTCTATGTGTACAGGAATCCAATCGCAACAATAATGTATGTAACATTATGAATCATGTAAGCCCTTTAAACAAG AATCCTTACCAACTAAATTACACTATTCCCAAAATGGTAGAAGCCAAATGTGACGCAATTTCTAAGAGAAtcataaattatataaaacttattttaagatatatatataaagtatTAAAATTAGCTTTTcagaaattaaaaagtgatttaaatacaaaagaaatttattatgattCTTCCATGCCTCCTATAGAAGACATTGATATACATTGTGAGGTGTGTAGAGCCAAATAtggaaatatattattagaaaaaaaacacaaaGATTGTATTTCCTTTTTCGAAGGTTTTGATGAAAACCGCACAGTCTTTTCAAAAATGTGGGATGTAGTAGACAACTGGTTGGAGCCaacaataaataataacaaaatagAATATATGCAAGTTCATCCGAGAAAAAACGAACAAGTGTATTATCAAATGGAAAATTTTCCAAAGGATGAAAATGGGAAAATTGTATTGCCTCAATTTAGCAACTATGTTAAGGATAATACAGTattgatataa